A single genomic interval of Spinacia oleracea cultivar Varoflay chromosome 6, BTI_SOV_V1, whole genome shotgun sequence harbors:
- the LOC110778188 gene encoding uncharacterized protein, translated as MFLAFVLHSEAVKLKMQSAVEREGTPGDAVNLQTVENISQGDADIDMEIDDTNSIEDTIFAMNNHKDQSSTKTTSLTLTELAQQMAVDDDDDDIVNSVCDSSHVFVGGYKVKSEDSGLLGSILSKHGDIADNCNFKTPSVRSLFIQHVCDIVQTLKKTSIAFITTSELEKMVAGLSDIEGACIEVGWLKERLVEIYEAKKAIPMLGPSSELRKTQTERKFKIQCTKALVEEYKREIVIREEELRNLEEKLRMDESVLSVDEEEATTAEMVIGEYKDKLRRIVELGSLHCGLV; from the exons ATGTTTTTAGCGTTTGTCTTG CATTCAGAAGCAGTGAAGCTGAAAATGCAGTCTGCTGTAGAAAGAGAAGGAACTCCTGGTGATGCTGTCAATTTGCAAACTGTCGAGAATATATCACAGGGAGATGCTGATATAGATATGGAAATAGATGATACCAACAGCATAGAAGATACAATCTTTGCAATGAACAATCATAAAGACCAATCATCCACAAAGACCACAAGCTTAACTCTGACGGAGCTGGCTCAACAGATggctgttgatgatgatgatgatgacatTGTGAACTCTGTATGTGATAGCAGTCATGTCTTCGTTGGGGGTTATAAGGTAAAATCTGAAGACTCGGGCCTCCTCGGCTCTATTCTTTCCAAGCATGGGGATATTGCTGATAACTGCAATTTCAAAACACCATCAGTTCGTTCTCTGTTCATACAACATGTATGTGACATTGTTCAAACTTTGAAGAAGACTAGTATTGCATTCATCACTACGAGTGAGCTTGAAAAGATGGTAGCTGGCCTTAGTGATATTGAAGGAGCATGTATAGAAGTTGGATGGCTCAAAGAGAGGCTCGTTGAGATTTACGAAGCAAAGAAAGCTATCCCTATGCTTGGGCCATCATCCGAATTGAGAAAGACTCAAACTGAACGGAAATTCAAGATTCAGTGTACAAAAGCACTTGTGGAAGAGTACAAGAGAGAGATTGTTATTAGAGAGGAAGAACTTCGCAATTTAGAGGAAAAGTTGCGCATGGATGAGAGTGTACTTTCTGTTGACGAAGAGGAGGCTACGACAGCAGAAATGGTGATTGGTGAGTACAAGGACAAGTTGAGGCGCATTGTGGAGTTAGGCTCCTTGCATTGTGGTCTAGTATGA